Proteins from a genomic interval of Lycium ferocissimum isolate CSIRO_LF1 chromosome 2, AGI_CSIRO_Lferr_CH_V1, whole genome shotgun sequence:
- the LOC132047169 gene encoding zinc finger AN1 domain-containing stress-associated protein 12, giving the protein MGGGTEAFPDLGRHCQLSDCHQLDFLPFTCHACQKVFCVEHRSCKSHECPKSDYNSRKVLVCEICSVSIETTGFQGEDDKAILQKHEKSGDCDPKKKKKPTCPVKRCKEVLTFSNTSTCKTCRIQVCLKHRFPADHACKRNSSTSQPLVKDRTEANNKFLTALAARSGNDCGNKNRASSSSPPTNPSVKAC; this is encoded by the exons ATGGGAGGAGGAACAGAAGCTTTCCCAGATTTAGGAAGACATTGCCAACTATCTGACTGTCATCAGCTCGATTTTCTACCCTTTACCTGCCATGCCTGTCAAAAG GTATTTTGTGTGGAGCACAGATCCTGCAAGTCTCATGAATGTCCAAAATCCGACTATAACAGTCGAAAGGTTTTGGTCTGCGAAATTTGTTCTGTGTCTATTGAGACTACCGGCTTTCAAGGTGAAGATGATAAAGCCATATTACAAAAACACGAGAAATCTGGGGATTGTGACcctaagaagaagaagaaacctaCCTGCCCGGTGAAGAGATGCAAGGAAGTTTTGACCTTCTCGAACACTAGCACTTGCAAGACTTGCCGGATTCAAGTTTGCCTCAAACACCGCTTTCCTGCTGATCACGCCTGTAAACGGAATTCTTCAACATCACAGCCGTTGGTTAAGGATCGAACGGAAGCAAATAACAAGTTTTTGACTGCTTTGGCGGCAAGAAGTGGAAATGATTGTGGGAACAAGAATCGTGcctcatcatcttcaccccctACTAACCCATCTGTTAAAGCTTGTTGA